The window CCAAGGGGACCCTGGATCGCCTGATCTCCCGGGAAGGTGGGGCCTGGAACGGGATGACCTGGCTGGATTTCACCACCTATTTTGAAACGCTGCCCTCAGACCGCTGGACCATCGCCCCGGAGATCGAAGCGGATCGGATGACGAAGGCCCTGTTCCATCCCAAAGAGGTGGAGGCCGAGCGCACCGTCATCCTCTCCGAGCGCCACGGCTACGAGAACAACCCCCTTTTCCTGCTCAGCGAGCAGGTCCAGGCGCTGGCCTTCCAGGCCCATCCCTACGGCCACGAGGTCATCGGATGGCCCGGAGACCTGCAGACCATGACCCGGGAGGACCTCTACCGCCATTACCGGACTTACTACGCGCCCAACAACGCGGTGGTCGTGGCCGTGGGGGATTTCCGCATCCCGGAGGCGCTGCGCGTCATCGAACGCGCCTTCGGGCGCATCCGTCCCGTCCCCGAGATCCCCCGGCTGCGGGTCCAGGAGCCGCCTCCCCGCGGGGAGCGTCGGACGGTCCTTGAGGGAGAGGGGAACACGGCCTATCTGGAGATCGCCTATCTCATCCCCGAGGCCACCCACCCGGATTTCCTGCCCATGGTGGTTCTGAACGCGGTGTTCACGGGAACCGGATCCCTGAGCTTCAGTGGGGGGACTTCCAACAAGACCTCCCGGCTTTACCGGGCTCTGGTGGAGCGCGGGATCGCGGCCGACATCGAGGGCTCCTTGATCCCAACGGTGGAGCCTTTCCTGTATCGTCTGACCGCCACCCTCCAGCCCGGGCGTCATCCCCAGGAGGCCGAGGCCGTGATCGATGCGGAGATCGACCGGCTCCAGACGGAACCCCTCCGCCCGGAGGAGTTCGAGAAGGCTCTGAAACAGGCCCGCGCCGATTTCGCCTATAGCAGCGAGTCGGTCACCAACCAGGGTTTCTGGTATGGCTGGAGCGAGATCTTCGCGGATTACACCTGGTTCGAAGGCTATCTGGACCGTCTCAAACAGGTGACCCCCGAGGATGTCCAGCGCGTCGCCCGCGCCTATCTGGTCCGCTCCCGGCGGACGGTCGGATGGTATCTGCCGACCCGCCGGGCTGCGTCGTGATGCCGACGTGGAGGGAGCGCGATGATCGTGATCCTCGGCCTGGGCCCCGGAGATCCCCGCTACTGGACCCGCGAGGCGCTGGAGGTGCTTCAGGGGATCCGGGAGATCTATGTGCGGACCCGCCGGCATCCGGCGGTGGCCGCCTTGCCCCCGCATCTCATCGTCCACGATTTCGACGCGGTCTATGCGGAGGCGGAGACCCTGGAGGCGGTCTACGAGCGGATCGCCCGGACCATCGTCGAGCTGGGCCGGCGGCCGGAGGGGGTTTGCTACGCCGTGCCGGGCTCCCCCTTCGTTG is drawn from Thermoflexus hugenholtzii and contains these coding sequences:
- a CDS encoding pitrilysin family protein, with product MARRAPALPVPSRSRRRPRPVRRDGFLKTSLDNGLTVVLKEQHHAPVVTFWIWYRVGSRDEPTGLTGISHWVEHMLFKGTPTYPKGTLDRLISREGGAWNGMTWLDFTTYFETLPSDRWTIAPEIEADRMTKALFHPKEVEAERTVILSERHGYENNPLFLLSEQVQALAFQAHPYGHEVIGWPGDLQTMTREDLYRHYRTYYAPNNAVVVAVGDFRIPEALRVIERAFGRIRPVPEIPRLRVQEPPPRGERRTVLEGEGNTAYLEIAYLIPEATHPDFLPMVVLNAVFTGTGSLSFSGGTSNKTSRLYRALVERGIAADIEGSLIPTVEPFLYRLTATLQPGRHPQEAEAVIDAEIDRLQTEPLRPEEFEKALKQARADFAYSSESVTNQGFWYGWSEIFADYTWFEGYLDRLKQVTPEDVQRVARAYLVRSRRTVGWYLPTRRAAS